One part of the Humulus lupulus chromosome 9, drHumLupu1.1, whole genome shotgun sequence genome encodes these proteins:
- the LOC133801725 gene encoding chromatin-remodeling ATPase INO80-like, producing the protein MGLGKTIQAMAFLAHLAEDKNIWGPFLVVAPASVLNNWADEITRFCPDLKTLPYWGGLQDRTVLRKKINPKTLYRR; encoded by the exons ATGGGCCTTGGAAAAACCATTCAGGCTATGGCATTTTTGGCTCATCTAGCGGAA gATAAAAATATATGGGGACCTTTTCTTGTTGTTGCTCCTGCATCTGTATTGAACAACTGGGCAGATGAAATTACCCGCTTTTGCCCTGACTTGAAAACTCTTCCATATTGGGGTGGGCTTCAGGACCGTACAGTTCTGAGGAAAAAAATCAACCCGAAGACCCTATACCGCAGGTAA